In the genome of Danio rerio strain Tuebingen ecotype United States chromosome 23, GRCz12tu, whole genome shotgun sequence, one region contains:
- the aar2 gene encoding protein AAR2 homolog isoform X1 has translation MAGTDMDPEVARGLFEEGATLVLLGVPEGTELGLDYKTWTLGPRFRGVKMIPPGLHFLHYCSVSTNGGCGEISPKTGLFLSLKPRQVLVAHWNKSADDLEISQNSEEVERVRGNLKELDRYLGPYPYDTLRKWVSLTDRLSQEVAVALQPLSGRVCAFSDVIPELQLTHTKDRVQQNLSRNDQECQSMKEGLDRLPRMKQREGTELRFSSIPKQAYPPGATPAQITQYSMDRSYILNAVLERHYKEQPLNVLGELQFAFVCFLVGNVYEAFEHWKSLLALLCRSEEAMKDRKELYLGLIAVLYHQLGEIPPDFFVDIVSQSNFLTSTLQDFFQFASSPGVDSTLRKRAEKFKVHLTKKFRWDFDADLDDCAPVVVELPDGVTVD, from the exons ATGGCGGGAACAGACATGGACCCTGAAGTGGCCCGAGGGTTGTTTGAAGAAGGCGCCACGCTGGTTTTGCTTGGAGTTCCTGAGGGAACCGAACTGGGACTCGACTACAAAACATGGACTTTGGGTCCTCGTTTCCGCGGGGTGAAGATGATTCCCCCGGGGCTTCACTTCCTCCACTACTGCTCCGTCAGCACCAATGGAGGCTGTGGGGAAATCAGCCCCAAAACTGGCCTGTTCCTGTCCCTGAAGCCTCGGCAGGTGCTTGTAGCGCACTGGAACAAGAGCGCAGATGATTTGGAGATCTCTCAGAACTCGGAGGAGGTGGAGCGCGTACGGGGCAATCTGAAAGAGCTGGACCGGTATTTAGGGCCGTACCCCTATGATACCCTCCGCAAGTGGGTTTCTCTCACTGACAGACTCAGTCAGGAGGTGGCCGTGGCCCTGCAGCCCCTCAGCGGACGCGTGTGCGCTTTCAGCGATGTCATCCCGGAGCTGCAGCTGACTCACACTAAAGATCGGGTCCAGCAGAACCTGTCCCGCAATGATCAGGAGTGCCAGAGTATGAAGGAGGGCCTGGACCGGCTGCCGCGGATGAAGCAGAGGGAAGGCACAGAGCTGCGGTTTTCCAGCATCCCCAAGCAGGCATATCCTCCTGGGGCAACACCCGCTCAGATCACCCAGTACAGCATGGACCGCAGTTACATTCTCAACGCGGTACTGGAGAGACATTATAAAGAGCAGCCACTCAATGTACTTG GAGAGCTGCAGTTTGCGTTCGTCTGCTTCCTGGTTGGAAACGTCTACGAGGCCTTCGAGCACTGGAAAAGCCTGCTGGCTCTGCTGTGCCGCTCTGAGGAGGCCATGAAGGACAGGAAGGAGCTTTATCTTGGCCTCATTGCTGTCCTCTACCATCAGCTAGGAGAAATCCCTCCAGACTTCTTCGTGGACATCGTGTCTCAAAGCAACTTCCTCACCTCCACACTTCAG GACTTTTTCCAGTTTGCCAGCAGTCCCGGGGTCGACAGCACATTACGGAAAAGAGCGGAAAAATTTAAAGTCCATCTGACCAAAAAGTTTCGATGGGACTTTGATGCGGATCTGGATGATTGTGCTCCGGTGGTGGTGGAGCTTCCAGACGGGGTCACCGTGGACTAA
- the aar2 gene encoding protein AAR2 homolog (The RefSeq protein has 3 substitutions compared to this genomic sequence), which produces MAGTDMDPEVARGLFEEGATLVLLGVPEGTELGLDYKTWTLGPRFRGVKMIPPGLHFLHYCSVSTNGGCGEISPKTGLFLSLKPRQVLVAHWNKSADDLEISQNSEEVERVRANLKELDRYLGPYPYDTLRKWVSLTDRLSQEVAVALQPLSGRVCAFSDVIPELQLTHTKDRVQQNLSRNDQECQSMKEGLDRLPRMKQREGTELRFSSIPKQAYPPGATPAQITQYSMDRSYTLNAVLERHYKEQPLNVLGELQFAFVCFLVGNVYEAFEHWKSLLALLCRSEEAMKDRKELYLGLIAVLYHQLGEIPPDFFLDIVSQSNFLTSTLQDFFQFASSPGVDSTLRKRAEKFKVHLTKKFRWDFDADLDDCAPVVVELPDGVTVD; this is translated from the exons ATGGCGGGAACAGACATGGACCCTGAAGTGGCCCGAGGGTTGTTTGAAGAAGGCGCCACGCTGGTTTTGCTTGGAGTTCCTGAGGGAACCGAACTGGGACTCGACTACAAAACATGGACTTTGGGTCCTCGTTTCCGCGGGGTGAAGATGATTCCCCCGGGGCTTCACTTCCTCCACTACTGCTCCGTCAGCACCAATGGAGGCTGTGGGGAAATCAGCCCCAAAACTGGCCTGTTCCTGTCCCTGAAGCCTCGGCAGGTGCTTGTAGCGCACTGGAACAAGAGCGCAGATGATTTGGAGATCTCTCAGAACTCGGAGGAGGTGGAGCGCGTACGGGGCAATCTGAAAGAGCTGGACCGGTATTTAGGGCCGTACCCCTATGATACCCTCCGCAAGTGGGTTTCTCTCACTGACAGACTCAGTCAGGAGGTGGCCGTGGCCCTGCAGCCCCTCAGCGGACGCGTGTGCGCTTTCAGCGATGTCATCCCGGAGCTGCAGCTGACTCACACTAAAGATCGGGTCCAGCAGAACCTGTCCCGCAATGATCAGGAGTGCCAGAGTATGAAGGAGGGCCTGGACCGGCTGCCGCGGATGAAGCAGAGGGAAGGCACAGAGCTGCGGTTTTCCAGCATCCCCAAGCAGGCATATCCTCCTGGGGCAACACCCGCTCAGATCACCCAGTACAGCATGGACCGCAGTTACATTCTCAACGCGGTACTGGAGAGACATTATAAAGAGCAGCCACTCAATGTACTTG GAGAGCTGCAGTTTGCGTTCGTCTGCTTCCTGGTTGGAAACGTCTACGAGGCCTTCGAGCACTGGAAAAGCCTGCTGGCTCTGCTGTGCCGCTCTGAGGAGGCCATGAAGGACAGGAAGGAGCTTTATCTTGGCCTCATTGCTGTCCTCTACCATCAGCTAGGAGAAATCCCTCCAGACTTCTTCGTGGACATCGTGTCTCAAAGCAACTTCCTCACCTCCACACTTCAG GACTTTTTCCAGTTTGCCAGCAGTCCCGGGGTCGACAGCACATTACGGAAAAGAGCGGAAAAATTTAAAGTCCATCTGACCAAAAAGTTTCGATGGGACTTTGATGCGGATCTGGATGATTGTGCTCCGGTGGTGGTGGAGCTTCCAGACGGGGTCACCGTGGACTAA